TTGCCCACAACATGTCCCTGGCCAGCTCCGCTGCTGGAACTGGCCCCTACGGGCCGGCTGCAGTGATTATTGGCCTGGCATTCTGCATTATCGTGGGGTACTTCCTCAGGCGAACTGACGTGGGGGTGATCTGAACTGGACGCAATCAGGATTAACGCCAGGGGACTTTCCTGCCCACAACCGGTACTCCTTACTATGGACGCGTTAAGAAAGAGCCAGGGTAAGCCCGTATCGGTTTGGGTCGATACGGAGGTCGCCAGGGACAACGTTATCCGGGTGGCCACCCGGAAGGGCTTCAAGGTTGAGACCCGGCCTGAGGGGGACGCCTACGTCATTGAGATTGAGGGAAATGACTATCAATCTTGTCCAGGGAGTCTTCCCCCTGGGCAGGGCCTGTAGTTGTACTTACATGACAATTTACAGTCCTACCTGGGTGAGTCTCTTTACCGGTTTAGCCGGAGTGGTCGCAACTGCCCATTTGCTGTCGGCCTGCATAACCGGCACAATTGTAGCCGTCTTGAGGGGTGAAACCCCTGCCCTTGCCTGGACAGGGGAGTTGATGCATAATTATAGGCGACCCGCTTACCCTGCAACCTGGAGGGGAGGTGCGAGGACTTGCTGGAGAAGTTCAAGACCCTTGTTGCGGTGGTTCAGCTTAGGAGCTTCTCCCGCGCCGCCGGGATCCTCAACCTCTCCCAGCCCGCTGTCAGCAAGCAAATCGCCTCCCTGCAGTCCCAGTACGGGATGCAGTTGTTCCAGCAGCCAGTGAGGCAGTGCGTCCTGACGCCGGCCGGAGAGGTGCTCTTCCGGCATGCCCTGTCCGTTCTGGAGGCCTACCGCAACCTGCAAGAGGCCATGGGAGCCATAGAGCATGCCACTCCTCGGACCCTTATGGTGGGAGCCAGCACCGTCCCGGGCCAGTACATTCTCCCCCTCCTGGTGGGCCCCTTCATGTCTCGCCATCCTAACGTGCTTGTGAACATAACGATCCACGACACCCGGGAAGTGGGATCTAGGCTCTTGCACGGCGAGGTCGACCTCGCACTCACCGGCATCCCCCTAAACCTCCCTGGAGTTGCCACTCACGCGCTCTTCGATGATGAGCTTGTACTCATCGCACCCCTTTGCCATGCCCTCAGCACCAGGGAGCAAGTCTGCCTCCAAGACATTGAGGGGGAGGTATTCATCTGGAGGGAACAGGGCTCCGCGACCCGGCAGGTCCTTGAGGATGCGCTTGGATCTGCGGTGTCAAGGCTCCGGAGAACATTGGAACTGGGCAACACCCAGGCCGTAGTGGCCGCTGTGGAGGCCGGGGCGGGCCTCGCCTTCGTCTCCCGCTGGGCGGCCAACCGCGCGAAGCGGGCGGCCACCCTGGCCGTCCTGCCCCTGGACGGGCTCAGGGTTCGGCGCAAGATCTACGGTTCTTACCTCGGATTCTCCGCCTCAGGCACCCTGGAAGAGTTCCTCAACTTCCTGCTGGAGGCCGGGGCCAGGCTAGACCCCGACCAGGAGACTGGCCAATGACCCAGGATCTGGCCTATGTCACCTTCCCTTCGACCTATTGGGCTCTTAGGGCTGAAAGGCTTCTGAAGGAGTACGGGATTCCCGTGACCCTTAGGCCGGTACCTCGCACCATGAGTTCCAGCTGCGGCATTTGCCTGGAGGTAGAGGCTTCGTCAGTGCAAGATGTGGTGGCAGCCTCCACGCGACTCGGACTAGAACTGGAAGGGATCTGCACGAAGAACGGTCATTCCCTATTGGAACAAGAAGAACCTCACTGAGATCAGGCGCTACCGGCAAGAGCGCGGCCCTGAGGCTTTCTCACTCCAGGAGGGTACTCGTTGACGATATACCTGGACAATGCTGCTACTTCCTGGCCAAAACCCGCGGCTGTCTACCGGGCGGTAGACTCGTGCCTCCGCCATGTGGGAGCCAATCCTGGGCGCTCCGGTCACACCATGTCTCTGGAGGCTGCCCGCACGGTGGAGAACACCCGTGGTCTCCTGGCGCGTCTCCTGGGGTCAGAGGACCCCGCGCGCCTCGCATTCACGCTAAACGCCACCGACGCCCTGAACATGGCCATCAAGGGGGTGACCAGGCTTGGTGACCATGTGGTTTTATCCCAGATGGATCACAACTCGGTCCTGAGACCCCTTTCGGCACTGGCCCAGAGGGGCATAGTGTCCCTGGACGTCGCCCACGCAACACCCGCCGGCCTGGTTACCGCCAGCAGCGTGCGGGCATGTCTCAGGCCCAGTACGCGCCTGGTCACCCTAACCCACGCCTCCAACGTGGCCGGTACCATCAACCCGGTGGAGGAAATCGGGGAGATGCTTCAGGATAAAGGCATCCTGTTCCTCCTGGATGCCGCGCAGACGGCTGGGGTCCTCCCCATTGACGTGTCCAGGATGCCTGTGGATCTGGTGGCATTCAGCGGCCACAAGGGGCTCCTGGGGCCACAGGGCACAGGCGCCCTGTACGCTAGACCTGGGCTCGACCTTGAGCCATGGCGGGAGGGAGGCACTGGAAGCCAGTCTGACCAGCCATTCCAGCCGTACGGGATGCCGGAGCGCCTGGAGGCCGGAACCCCCAATACTCCTGGACTTGCCGGCCTCGGCGCCGGGCTCGAGTACCTTTTGGAGGCAGGCGTAGCCCGGCTGAGGGAAGGGGAGATTGAACTCACGGGGCTCCTCGTGGAACACCTGAGAGGCATCCCCGGTCTCCGGGTCCTGGGGACGGGAAGGGCTCAGGATAGCGTCGGTGTGGTCTCGTTTGTTGTCGATGCGGTGGACCCGGCAGACCTCGGCTACATCCTTGACCAGCACTACTCCATCATGGCCAGGCCCGGGCTCCACTGTGCCCCCTGGGCCCACGAGGCCCTAGGCACATTCCCCCAAGGCGCCCTCAGGCTCAGTCTAGGCCCCTTCAATACGGCTGAAGAACTCAAGGCCACGCGGGATGCCATAGCCGAGGCAGTCAAGGATGCCAGGGGTTTTTGAAAACTGTACCCCTACAGGATCTGCCGCCGCCCCTCGGCGTAGGCCTTGACGTCAGGAAGGTGCTTCCAGAAGACCAGAACCCCTGCGGCCAGCCCTGATAGCAGTGCCAGGACATCCCTGCCCTGGGAGAGCCAGGCTATCACAGGCAGGCTGGCTGCGGTCAAAGCCGCGCCCATCCCCGCATCCTTGAGAGTCATTGTCCACACCGCCATGGCCACCAGGGCGGGCGGGAGAGCCCCGGGCATGAGGACGAGCATTGCCCCGGCCAGGGCGGCCAGGCCCTTGCCGCCTTTGAAGGCCAGCCAGGGTATCCAGTTGTGTCCGGCGATAACGAGGGGCATGCAGGCGAAGGGCACCCATGGCGCCCCTGCCAGCTGCCTTGCCAGGTACAGCGCCAAGGCTCCCTTGCCAGTGTCCACCAGGACTGTGAGGATGCCTGCAGCCAAACCCACGTTGCGCAGGACATTGGTTCCCCCCACATTCCCGGAGCCGACCCGGCGGACGTCCCTGCCCGCGGCCTTGGACAGAAAGTAGGCCGTGGGGATGGTCCCCAGGAGATATGCTAGTGCCAGTGACAGGACATCTCTCATGCTTTGCCTCCCTGCGGGAAATGGACACCGTGGCCGCCTTTACAAGAGTTCCTCCATGTCCCGCTTCACGCCAGTGACCTCCAGTATTCGCCTCACCGCCAGGAACAGCCCGGGCAGGAAGGCATCCCGGCTCATGGTGTCGTGCCTCAGGGAGAGGGTCTGTCCCAGGGCCCCGAACAACACCTCATGGTGGGCCACCAGCCCGGGCAGCCGCACACTGTGGATGGGCACCTCCTGGCCCGTACAGGTCGTAATATGCCTGGAGATGCTGATGGCCGTCCCCGAGGGAGCGTCCAGTTTCTGGTCATGATGCATCTCAATGACCTCTGCCCGGGGAAGCAAGGGAGCCACCTGTCTGGCGCACCGTTTCAATGCAAGGATTCCCAAGGAGAAGTTGGGTATGAAGGCCGCCGCCAGGTCGCGCCTCCCGCACTCCTCCTGCACTTGGGCTATTTCCTCCTCCGGTATCCCTGTGGTCCCCACCACCGGCCTCACCGAGAGCTTCACAGCCTCAAGGGCATTCTTGCCCCCCACGTCTGGGCGAGTGAAGTCGATGAGAACCTGAGCCTTGCTCTGGCCCAGGACCTCCGCGATGTTCCCGGCAACCTCCAGTGACACCCCCTTCATAACACTGCTGCCAGCGAAATCCGGGTCTATCGCGGCTACGAGAGTCAATCCCTTTTCGGCCAGAAGGCCTTTGATGATGGTTTGCCCCATCTTGCCCATGGCACCGCTCACCGCCACGCGAACCGGTTCATTCAAGAGTGACACCCCCCGTGAGACTGCCTAGAAGTATTCTATGCGCTAGGGCACCAAGACTATGGTAGTTACGTTCCACTCTGGTCCCCCCACTCCTGCCTGGAGGGGCCGGGATCCCGGCCCCCCTTCTCTTACTCCTGCCTTGGCCTGGTCATGGCTGGCACCGCCCTGTCACCTGAAGCAGGTGCCCGGCCGGCTAGAGCTGGCTGTCAACCCTTGGCGGCTAGTCCCCGCTCCTCATCGGTGCCAGGGATCAGGTTATCTAGCATAAGGCCGAGAATGGCTGCTATGGCCATCCCAGTAGAACCTATGGTGTTTACTATGTCCGCCACCCACTTGGGCTCGAAGCTTACAGGAGTAGCCTGGAAGTACGCTGGCACGCTTAGGCCCATGAACAGGCAGAAACCTATGATCATCAGGTTTCTCTGGGAGGTGAGGTCAACCTTGGCGGCATTGGACAGTCCCACTGAAGCGATGAGGCTGAATAGCGTGCAGTAGAGGCCTCCTACGATGGGACCGGGAATGGTGGCCACCACAGCCCCAAACTTGCATAAGGCCCCTTATGGCGCTAAACAGGGGGGTGAAGTTAGGTTAGATTTTTACGTGAGGCAACACGGAGGGCCGCATTCCTCCCAGGGTCAAAAACCCTAGGAGGAATGCGGCCGTATCCGTGAATTCCCTATTCGGAGGGGGGCCGGGTACCGACCCCCCTCAAAACTTCCCTTAGCCCCACATCACCCTGGCTCGTTCAGCCAAGTTCGCATTCTCCATGGTTTCTCCAAACCTCAGCCTGTGAGTGGCCTTGTCAATCATGGGCACGAAGAAGTTCATGATGAGGATGGAGAAGGCAACACCCTCAACGGGGCCCATGTAGAGGCGGAACACCGTGATGAGGATGCCTATGCAAACCCCGTAGATGAGCTTGCCCTTATGCGTGACAGGACTGGTGACCCAGTCAGTAGCCATGAAGATGGCGCCAAGAAGGAGACCTCCCGCCAGCACGTGGAGCAAGGGATTCCTTCCGAATATGGCGGTAAGGACGAACACCGTCCCCACCGTGGAAACGGGGATCCTCCAGCAGATGTGGCCCCTGTGGTAGAGGTACAGCCCGCCCAGGATCAGGGCCAGGGCGGATGTCTCCCCCAGGGAGCCGCCGGGATTGGCGAAGAACAGCGCGCCGTAGGGAATGGGCAGCCCTTGCTTGAGCAGCGCCATGGGTGTGGCGCCGCTGACGGCATCCACCATGGGGAGCCGCACCGCCCATCCCGCAAAGGGGTTGATGAGCACGAACACAGACCCCAGCACTATCACCGCCACCCTGCCGAAGAGTGCCGGGTTGAAGCGGTTCCACCCGAGGCCGCCCATGAGTTCCTTGGCAATCCCCACACCGATGAAGCTGGCCAGTATCGCCAGCCACCAGGAGGTTGTCGGTGAGAAGCACAGCGCCACGAACAAGCCGGTGAGCAGGGCGCTCCCGTCTCTAAGGCTATGTTTCTTGCCCAGGGCAGCCCTGACGATGACGTCACTCAGTGCCGCCGTGACCATGCACACCAGTATCAGAAGGAGCGCATTCAGCCTGTAGAAGTACAGGGAGGTGATCGTAACGAGACTCAGGGCGGTGAACACGTCCCACATGGCACGCTGCACGGTCCCCTTCGCCTTTATGTGTGGAGGGGGAGTTACGATGAACTTCTCCGGGATCATGAGCATCGCCTCCTTATTGCTTCCGCCGCCTGGCCAGGATATCGGCCTTGGCGAACCTGACGAATTGTATTAGGGGCCGTTTTGAAGGACAGACGTAAGCACACACTCCACACTCAAAGCAGTCCATGGCTCCCCAGTCTTCCGCCTGGGCGTACCTGCCCGCTTCAGCGAAGGTACCGATGAAGTTCGGGTATAGGAACATCGGGCAGTGATCAACGCACTTGCCGCACCTTACACAAGCCAGCCAGCCCTCAGGATCTACCATCTCCGGGGGAATGGCCAGGATCCCGCTGGTACCCTTCACCACCGGCACATCAAGGCTCGATTGAGCCCATCCGGTCATCGGGCCGCCCAGCACTACCTTGGCGGCACCCTTAATGCCACCGCACTGCTCAAGGACATGCCGGACAGGGGTTCCTATCTTCACCCTGACATTCTTCGGTTCGGCCACCGCAGGGCCACTCACCGTCAAGGCTCTCTCGATTAAGGGTTTGCCCTGTGTGACCGCCTGGAACACCGCTATGGTGGTGCCGACATTCTGCACAAGGGCCCCCACCTCCATGGGGAGTTTGCCGGGTGGCACCTCCCTGTCAAGAACAGCCTTGATCAGCTGCTTCTCAGCCCCCTGCGGGTACTTGCACTCCAGCGGGACAACCTCCATACCCTCCATGCCCGCAACCTTCTCACTGATGAGGGCGATGGCATCGGGTTTGTTGCCCTCTATCCCGAAGTAGCAGCGAGAGGCGCCCACCGCCTTCAGGAGCAGGCGGGCCCCTTGCACCATCTCCTCCGCCATCTCCAGCATGTTCCTGTGGTCACACGTAAGGAATGGCTCGCACTCGCCACCATTGATGATGACGGACTCAATGGGCTTGTCCGCGGGCGGGCTCAGCTTGACCGCTGTCGGGAAGGCCGCGCCCCCCATGCCCACGATGCCAGCCTCCCTGACTGCCTTCTTGATGTCGTCGGGAGTGGCTTCCTCAACGCTCTTGCCCGGCGGCAGGTCCGCTGTGTTCTGTTCCTCGGCCACAGCGATGACCACGCTGTTCACCTGGGTCCCTGTGAAGTAGGGCCGCGGTTCCACGGCCTTTACCGTGCCAGCGACACTGGCGTGAACAGGGGCGCTCACGAAGGCCCCGGTATCACCGACCTTCTGGCCGGCCAGGACAGTGTCACCCACCTTGACCAAGGGGTCACAGGGCGCGCCGGTATGTTGATGAAGGGGGATCACTACCTCCTCCGGCAAGGCAATCTCCTGGATTTCCTTGCCGCCGCTAGCTTCCTTGCACGTAGGAGGGTGGATCCCTGCCTGGAAGGTCTTTGCGCTCACCTAGATCCCTCCAACTCCTTTATGGTTTCTCGGCTGTGTCATTGGCCCTCTGGGGGATCCCCCACGGGGCTACTCCTTGGAGAAGTCCTTCACCTTGATCCTGTTGGCCAGGAGTCCCAGGGCCAAGCCAGCTACAGCCAGGGCTCTTAACGGGCCAAACAGAACGTTCCAGACCCGGGAGAAAACTGGGATCTCCGGTTCATCCGGCAAACCGTACTTCGACGGCAGGTCTGTGAGGACATACACCGTCCCGGTGCCACCCACGATATCGGGTCCGTATACCCGGGCGCCGCTGATGCCCTTGGCCTTCAGACCATCTACGATAGCGTAGGCCTTGGCCACCATTTCCACCCTGTCCCCATACCATATGGCCCCAGTGGGGCATGTCTTGACACACATTGGTGTCAGGCCGTTTGTTATCCGGTCGTAACAGAAGGTGCACTTGCGCATGACACCCTTTATGGTGTCCAGCTGCGCCACCCCAAAGGGGCACGCTCCCACACAGTAGTTGCACCCAATGCACTTCTTCGGATCCACCAGGACTGTGCCCTCAGGCGTGTGATGCAGGGCCCCAGTGGGGCACACCATCACGCAGGAGGCATTGGCGCAGTGAAGGCACTGCAGTTTTCCGAAGAGCCACTGTATAGACCCGTCTTCCCTCTCGTACTCCCTCATGGTGACCCGGGTCCACGTGGTGGGCGTGTACCTTGGAGGGTTCTCGTAGTACCCGGTGAACTTGGTATTCTCAGCTGGGAGCCCGTTCCAGTTCTTGCAGGCCGCCTGGCAGCCACGGCAGGCTATGCACCGGGTGGTGTCCACCAGCATTGTAGCCCTCATGCTAACTCACCCTCCTTACGTTGCACAAGAACGCCTTGTACTCGGGGATGGTAGTATTGGCGTCTCCCACGTACGGTGTGAGGTCATTGGCTATGGCTCCGTTGGACATGCCGGCGTAACCCCAATGCCAGGGCAGTCCTACGATCTCAACTTCCCTGCCTGCCACCATCAAGGGCTTCATGCGAGGCGTGACGCAGGCCACGGCCTTTATCTCCCCGCGCTTGGTGGAGATGATAACCTCGTCTCCGTTGCCGGCGCCCACCTGGGCCGCTAAACCAAGGCTTATCTCCACGAACATGTTAGGCATCATTTCGTTAAGCCACGGGCAGTTCCGGGTCATGATGCCAGACTGCCAGTGCTCCGTGACCCTGTAGGTTGTGCCGACGTGCGGGTACTCGGCACTGCCTACCTCAGCCATCTCCTCTGGTCTCCAGATGACTATGGCCGGGTTGATCTGGGTCTTGGAAAGCGCGTTCCTATAGGGGCTTTCCACCGGCTCGTAGTGCTCGGGGAAGGGACCCTCAGCCAGCCGGTTCGAGAACAGGAGCCCCTGGAGCTCAGGCAGCATGATGAAGGGCCGCTGCGCCGATTCCTCTGGGGTCACGTGGGTGCCATCCGCGGTCCTCCAAGCGAAGTCGGGCACGTCCGGGGTAACCCACTTTTCCCCGTTCCACCAAATGACGGGCGCCCTGGGATCCCACGGCTTCCCGCTGGCATCCGACGAACACCTGTTGTAGAGGATCCTGCGGTTAAGAGGCCAGGCGAAGGACCATCCCGGGTGGAGCCCTATGCCTTCCTTCTCCCGCACCCTTGATTTGCACGCAGGTTTCTCTGTGTTGTTGTAGTAGCCCGAGTATATCCAGCAGCCACAGGCTGTGGACCCGTCGGCAGCCAGCTGTGTGAAATTGAGCAGCGGTTGCTTGGTCGCCCAGTTCATACCGTTGATTTCCAGGGCTACCTTCTGGATGTCAGGCTCCTCCCAGTCTCCCCCGCCGTAGTCCCAGTTCATCTTGAGGATGGGGTCAGGGAACGCGCCGTTCTCTGCCTGGTAGAGATTGCGTATCGTCTTGAAGATCTTGTCCGCGATCCACAGATCGGACCTGGCCTCCCCTGGCGGTTCCAGTGCCTTGTAGCGCCACTGTATCCAGCGGCCGCTGTTGGAGATGCTCCCTTCCTTCTCGTAGGAGATGGCAGCGGGGAGTAAGAACACCTCGGTATCTATTGTCGACGAGTCCACGTCCGGGTCCTTGTACCAGAAGGACGCGCTCTCCGTCTCCACGATGTCTATGGCCACCATCCAGTCCAGCTTCGCCAGGGCCTTGCGCTCCGCCACGGCATTGGGCCCTCCCACAGCCGGGTTCTGGCCCCACATGAAGAAGCCCTTGATCTCGCCATCCTCCATCTGCTCGAAGATAGCTATGTGGGAGTGATTCCGGTCATCCAGCTTCGGGAGGTAGTCATAGCAAAAATCATTGGCTGCCGTGGCAGCGTCACCCCAGAAAGCCTTGAGCTGGCTGGTGAGGAACTTGGGCTTGTTGGACCAGTAGCCAGTCTTCGGCGTCTCCTTCTCGTTATAGTCCTTGAGAGCCGGGTGCGCCGAGGCCTTGGGCATCCCGAGGTAACCTGGGAGAAGGTGGAACAGCATGGCCATGTCCGTTGAGCCCTGCACGTTGGATTCACCGCGCTGCGCGTTTACGCCGCCTCCGGCCAACCCGATGTTACCCAGGATCATCTGGAGTATGGCGATGGCCCGGACGTTCTGGGACCCATGGGTATGCTGGGTGATCCCCATCGCGTAGAGGATGGTTCCAACCTTGCCCCTGCGCCCGGTGCCACAGTAGGTCTGAGCTACCTTGAGGTAGGCATCCTCAGGGCAACCCGTTATCGAGCACACGGTCTTTACATCATAGCGGGAAAAGTGCTTCTTCATGAGCTGCCACGCGCAGTTCGGGTCCTGCATCGTGGGATCCTTGAGCACGTTGCCCTCTTCATCCTTCTGGTAGGACCAGGTGGACTTGTCGTACTTGACCTTGTCAGGCCCGGGTCCCACTGCTCCGGAGAACATGCCGTCCTGGAATGAGAAGTCCGGGTTGATAAGATACGTAGCGTTGGTGAAGTTCGAGACATATTCCTCGTCATAGAGGCCGTTTTCCAGGGCGTAGAATATAAGGCCCCCCAGGAATGCGATGTCCGTGCCAGGCCTCAGTGGGGCGTAGATATCGGCCACCGCCGAAGTCCTGGTGAACCTGGGGTCAATGTTTATAAACTTGCCGCCCTTGTCACGGCTGGCGCTCACCCAGTGCATGGAGATGGGGTGGTTCTCCGCGGTGTTGGCCCCGATGGCCATTATGACATCGGCGTTGCGGTAGTCCACCCAGTGGTTTGTCATGGCTCCTCTACCGAATGTCGCGGCCAGACCGGCCACGGTGGAGGAGTGTCACAGGCGGGCGTGGTGATCCAAGTTCACCACGCCGAGGGCTCTCATTATCTTGTGCATGAGGTAGTTCTCTTCGTTGTCGATGGCAGCGCTTCCCAGGTGCCCAATGCCGAAGGTCCTGTTGACGGTCACGCCGTTGGAATCCTTGGTCTCGAAGGTGGCATCACGGGTTGCCTTTACCCTCTTGGCGACCTCCTCCAAGGCCCACTCCCAGCTCTTCTCCTCCCACCTGTCACTCTTGGGCGCCCGGTAAAGGACATGGGTCGCCCTCTCCGGGTTAAGAACCCTGTTTCCATGGCGGTCATACACGTTCCTCAGGTTCACCATGGAGTTGGCCTTCGAACAAAGGCCCCCCTCGTTAACCGGGTGGTCAGGATAGCCCTCCAAGCCCACAAGCTCCCCGTCCTTGACATGGACGATGATGCCACAGCCGCCTGAACAGAACGCGCAGTTGGTCAGGTACTCCCTGGCATAGTGGATCTTCATGGGCTGAGCAGCGTGAGCCCGAGTGCTGAAGCCAACGTTCGCCAGGCTGGCAGCAGCCACTGTGGCGCCCGAGAGCTTCAGGAAATCTCGGCGGGACAGTTTCATCCATTCTCACCTCTCTCGGTTGTTTCCTCTGCTTCCTCCATCTCCCCTATTTCAGGCACCAGCACAAGGCTGGAACCCGGTAGGTAACCCTCTTCCCTTGCCACCGCATCGTGCCCGAGGGTGGCTAGGTGCTGGACCGATAAGACCACCTCCCTGTCAAGTACGCGAGCGTCGAAGACCTTAAGATACCTCTTGCACGAGTCACAAACCTGTACCCTGCAACCCTCATCCCCCTCAAGGTGGAAGAAACCCAGCGTCTCCTGGTCCTCGTTCCCGCAGAACGGGCAGCGGATCCTTGGGTACTCC
The Bacillota bacterium DNA segment above includes these coding regions:
- a CDS encoding sulfurtransferase TusA family protein, encoding MNARGLSCPQPVLLTMDALRKSQGKPVSVWVDTEVARDNVIRVATRKGFKVETRPEGDAYVIEIEGNDYQSCPGSLPPGQGL
- a CDS encoding LysR family transcriptional regulator, with the translated sequence MLEKFKTLVAVVQLRSFSRAAGILNLSQPAVSKQIASLQSQYGMQLFQQPVRQCVLTPAGEVLFRHALSVLEAYRNLQEAMGAIEHATPRTLMVGASTVPGQYILPLLVGPFMSRHPNVLVNITIHDTREVGSRLLHGEVDLALTGIPLNLPGVATHALFDDELVLIAPLCHALSTREQVCLQDIEGEVFIWREQGSATRQVLEDALGSAVSRLRRTLELGNTQAVVAAVEAGAGLAFVSRWAANRAKRAATLAVLPLDGLRVRRKIYGSYLGFSASGTLEEFLNFLLEAGARLDPDQETGQ
- a CDS encoding DUF3343 domain-containing protein codes for the protein MTQDLAYVTFPSTYWALRAERLLKEYGIPVTLRPVPRTMSSSCGICLEVEASSVQDVVAASTRLGLELEGICTKNGHSLLEQEEPH
- a CDS encoding aminotransferase class V-fold PLP-dependent enzyme, coding for MTIYLDNAATSWPKPAAVYRAVDSCLRHVGANPGRSGHTMSLEAARTVENTRGLLARLLGSEDPARLAFTLNATDALNMAIKGVTRLGDHVVLSQMDHNSVLRPLSALAQRGIVSLDVAHATPAGLVTASSVRACLRPSTRLVTLTHASNVAGTINPVEEIGEMLQDKGILFLLDAAQTAGVLPIDVSRMPVDLVAFSGHKGLLGPQGTGALYARPGLDLEPWREGGTGSQSDQPFQPYGMPERLEAGTPNTPGLAGLGAGLEYLLEAGVARLREGEIELTGLLVEHLRGIPGLRVLGTGRAQDSVGVVSFVVDAVDPADLGYILDQHYSIMARPGLHCAPWAHEALGTFPQGALRLSLGPFNTAEELKATRDAIAEAVKDARGF
- a CDS encoding glycerol-3-phosphate acyltransferase, yielding MRDVLSLALAYLLGTIPTAYFLSKAAGRDVRRVGSGNVGGTNVLRNVGLAAGILTVLVDTGKGALALYLARQLAGAPWVPFACMPLVIAGHNWIPWLAFKGGKGLAALAGAMLVLMPGALPPALVAMAVWTMTLKDAGMGAALTAASLPVIAWLSQGRDVLALLSGLAAGVLVFWKHLPDVKAYAEGRRQIL
- the dapB gene encoding 4-hydroxy-tetrahydrodipicolinate reductase, translated to MNEPVRVAVSGAMGKMGQTIIKGLLAEKGLTLVAAIDPDFAGSSVMKGVSLEVAGNIAEVLGQSKAQVLIDFTRPDVGGKNALEAVKLSVRPVVGTTGIPEEEIAQVQEECGRRDLAAAFIPNFSLGILALKRCARQVAPLLPRAEVIEMHHDQKLDAPSGTAISISRHITTCTGQEVPIHSVRLPGLVAHHEVLFGALGQTLSLRHDTMSRDAFLPGLFLAVRRILEVTGVKRDMEELL
- a CDS encoding RnfABCDGE type electron transport complex subunit D translates to MIPEKFIVTPPPHIKAKGTVQRAMWDVFTALSLVTITSLYFYRLNALLLILVCMVTAALSDVIVRAALGKKHSLRDGSALLTGLFVALCFSPTTSWWLAILASFIGVGIAKELMGGLGWNRFNPALFGRVAVIVLGSVFVLINPFAGWAVRLPMVDAVSGATPMALLKQGLPIPYGALFFANPGGSLGETSALALILGGLYLYHRGHICWRIPVSTVGTVFVLTAIFGRNPLLHVLAGGLLLGAIFMATDWVTSPVTHKGKLIYGVCIGILITVFRLYMGPVEGVAFSILIMNFFVPMIDKATHRLRFGETMENANLAERARVMWG
- the rsxC gene encoding electron transport complex subunit RsxC; amino-acid sequence: MSAKTFQAGIHPPTCKEASGGKEIQEIALPEEVVIPLHQHTGAPCDPLVKVGDTVLAGQKVGDTGAFVSAPVHASVAGTVKAVEPRPYFTGTQVNSVVIAVAEEQNTADLPPGKSVEEATPDDIKKAVREAGIVGMGGAAFPTAVKLSPPADKPIESVIINGGECEPFLTCDHRNMLEMAEEMVQGARLLLKAVGASRCYFGIEGNKPDAIALISEKVAGMEGMEVVPLECKYPQGAEKQLIKAVLDREVPPGKLPMEVGALVQNVGTTIAVFQAVTQGKPLIERALTVSGPAVAEPKNVRVKIGTPVRHVLEQCGGIKGAAKVVLGGPMTGWAQSSLDVPVVKGTSGILAIPPEMVDPEGWLACVRCGKCVDHCPMFLYPNFIGTFAEAGRYAQAEDWGAMDCFECGVCAYVCPSKRPLIQFVRFAKADILARRRKQ
- a CDS encoding 4Fe-4S dicluster domain-containing protein yields the protein MRATMLVDTTRCIACRGCQAACKNWNGLPAENTKFTGYYENPPRYTPTTWTRVTMREYEREDGSIQWLFGKLQCLHCANASCVMVCPTGALHHTPEGTVLVDPKKCIGCNYCVGACPFGVAQLDTIKGVMRKCTFCYDRITNGLTPMCVKTCPTGAIWYGDRVEMVAKAYAIVDGLKAKGISGARVYGPDIVGGTGTVYVLTDLPSKYGLPDEPEIPVFSRVWNVLFGPLRALAVAGLALGLLANRIKVKDFSKE
- the fdnG gene encoding formate dehydrogenase-N subunit alpha, giving the protein MKLSRRDFLKLSGATVAAASLANVGFSTRAHAAQPMKIHYAREYLTNCAFCSGGCGIIVHVKDGELVGLEGYPDHPVNEGGLCSKANSMVNLRNVYDRHGNRVLNPERATHVLYRAPKSDRWEEKSWEWALEEVAKRVKATRDATFETKDSNGVTVNRTFGIGHLGSAAIDNEENYLMHKIMRALGVVNLDHHARLUHSSTVAGLAATFGRGAMTNHWVDYRNADVIMAIGANTAENHPISMHWVSASRDKGGKFINIDPRFTRTSAVADIYAPLRPGTDIAFLGGLIFYALENGLYDEEYVSNFTNATYLINPDFSFQDGMFSGAVGPGPDKVKYDKSTWSYQKDEEGNVLKDPTMQDPNCAWQLMKKHFSRYDVKTVCSITGCPEDAYLKVAQTYCGTGRRGKVGTILYAMGITQHTHGSQNVRAIAILQMILGNIGLAGGGVNAQRGESNVQGSTDMAMLFHLLPGYLGMPKASAHPALKDYNEKETPKTGYWSNKPKFLTSQLKAFWGDAATAANDFCYDYLPKLDDRNHSHIAIFEQMEDGEIKGFFMWGQNPAVGGPNAVAERKALAKLDWMVAIDIVETESASFWYKDPDVDSSTIDTEVFLLPAAISYEKEGSISNSGRWIQWRYKALEPPGEARSDLWIADKIFKTIRNLYQAENGAFPDPILKMNWDYGGGDWEEPDIQKVALEINGMNWATKQPLLNFTQLAADGSTACGCWIYSGYYNNTEKPACKSRVREKEGIGLHPGWSFAWPLNRRILYNRCSSDASGKPWDPRAPVIWWNGEKWVTPDVPDFAWRTADGTHVTPEESAQRPFIMLPELQGLLFSNRLAEGPFPEHYEPVESPYRNALSKTQINPAIVIWRPEEMAEVGSAEYPHVGTTYRVTEHWQSGIMTRNCPWLNEMMPNMFVEISLGLAAQVGAGNGDEVIISTKRGEIKAVACVTPRMKPLMVAGREVEIVGLPWHWGYAGMSNGAIANDLTPYVGDANTTIPEYKAFLCNVRRVS